From Bradyrhizobium sp. 4:
GACCTCTGGAAGCGCTTCGGCGACCTCGGCCTGCTCGGCATGACCGCGCCGGAGCAATATGGCGGCTCCAACATGGGCTATCTCGCCCATATCGTCGCGATGGAGGAGATTTCGCGCGGCTCGGCCGCGGTCGGGCTCTCCTACGGCGCGCACTCCAATCTCTGCGTCAACCAGATCCGCCGCAACGGCAATGATGCGCAGCGCGAGCGCTATCTGCCAAAGCTGATCTCCGGCGAGTTTGTCGGCGCGCTCGCGATGTCCGAGCCCGGCGCCGGCTCAGACGTCGTCTCGATGAAGCTGCGCGCCGACAAGCGCGGAGACCGCTACGTACTCAACGGCTCGAAGATGTGGATCACCAATGGCGGCGATGCCGACGTGCTGGTGGTCTACGCCAAGACCGATCCGGAAGCGGGCCCGCGCGGCATGACCGCCTTCCTGGTCGAGAAGGGGGCCAAGGGCTTCACCCACGGCCAGCATCTGGACAAGCTCGGCATGCGCGGCTCCAACACCTATCCGCTGTTTTTCGACGAATGCGAGGTGCCAGAGGAGAACGTGCTCGGCAAGGTCGGCGAGGGCGTCAGGGTGCTGATGTCCGGGCTCGACTATGAGCGCACGGTCCTCTCGGGCGGGCCACTCGGGATCATGGCGGCCTGCATGGACGCGGTGGTGCCCTACATGCACGAGCGCAAGCAGTTCGGACAGCCGATCGGCGACTTCCAGCTCATGCAGGGCAAGCTTGCCGACATGTATGCGACCTGGCAGGCCACGCGCGCCTATGTCTATGCGGTGGGGCGTGCCTGCGACCGCGCCGATCACGCGCGCAGCTTGCGCAAGGACGCCGCCGCTGCGATCCTCTATTCCGCCGAGAAGGCGACGTGGATGGCGGGTGAGGCGATTCAGGCGCTGGGCGGGGTCGGCTACACCTCCGAATTTCCGGTCGGGCGTCTGTGGCGCGATGCAAAGCTCTACGAGATCGGCGCCGGCACCTCGGAGGTCCGGCGCATGCTGATCGGTCGCGAATTGATGGCTGAGACGGCTTAAAACCTTCACGCAATTGGAATCAACATGCCGCTCCATTCCAGCATCGATACGTCTTCGTCGGACTTTGCCCGCAATTCCGAGGCCATGCGAACCCTCGTCGCGGATCTGCGCGAAAAGCTGAGCCAGGTCGCCGGCGGCGGCGGCGAGGTCTCGCGCAACCGCCACACCTCGCGCGGCAAGATGCTGGCGCGCGAGCGCGTCGACCTCTTGGTCGATCCCGGCACCGCGTTCATGGAGCTGTCGCCGCTCGCGGCCTATGGCCTTTACGGCGGCGACGTGCATTCGGCGAGCGTCGTCACCGGGGTCGGGCGCATCGCGGGCCGCGAATGCGTGATCGTCGCCAACGACGCCACCATCAAGGGCGGCACCTATTATCCCATGACCGTGAAGAAGCATCTGCGCGCGCAGGACGTGGCGCGGCAGAACAATCTTCCTTGCGTCTACATGGTGGATTCCGGCGGCGCCTTTCTGCCGCTGCAGGACGAGATCTTTCCGGACGAGCGTCACTTTGGCCGCATCTTCTACAACCAGGCCCAGATGTCCTCGCAAGGCATCCCGCAGATTGCGATCGTGATGGGCTCCTGCACGGCCGGCGGCGCCTATGTCCCCGCGATGTCGGACGAGAGCATCATCGTGCGCAACCAGGGCACGATCTTCCTCGGCGGGCCGCCGCTGGTGAAGGCGGCGACGGGCGAAGTGGTGACCGCGGAGGAGCTTGGTGGCGCCGACGTGCACTCGCGGCAATCGGGCGTGACCGATCATTATGCCCAGAACGACGCACACGCGATCGGCATCGCCCGCCGCATCGTCGGCACGCTGAAGCCATCGGTACGACCAAACCTCAACATGCATCCGCCGCGTGATCCCTTGTTCGCGGCGGAGGAGATTTACGGCGTGGTGCCCGTCGACGGGCGCAAGCCGTTCGACGTTCGCGACATCATTGCGCGCGTCGTTGATGGTTCCGAGTTCGACGAGTTCAAGAAGCTCTACGGCACGACGCTGGTCTGCGGCTTCGCCCACGTCTGGGGTTTTCCGGTCGGTATCATTGCCAACAACGGCATCCTGTTCAGCGAGAGCTCGCTGAAGGGGGCGCATTTCATCGAGCTGTGCTGCCAGCGCGGCATTCCGCTGGTGTTCCTGCAGAACATCACGGGTTTCATGGTCGGCAAGAAATACGAAGCCGGCGGCATCGCGCGGGATGGTGCGAAACTCGTGACGGCGGTCGCGACGGCGTCGGTGCCGAAATTCACCGTCGTGATCGGCGGCTCCTACGGCGCCGGCAATTACGGCATGTGCGGCCGCGCCTACTCGCCGCGCTTCCTCTGGATGTGGCCGAATGCGCGCATTTCGGTGATGGGCGGCGAGCAGGCCTCGATGGTGCTGAGCCAGGTCCGGCGCGACAATATCGAGGCCAAGGGCGACAGCTGGTCGAAGGAAGAGGAAGATAAATTCCGCGAGCCTATCCGCGCGCAATATGAGAGCCAGGGGCACCCGTATTACGCGACCGCGCGTCTCTGGGACGACGGCGTGATCGACCCGGCCGACACAAGGCTGGTGCTCGGCCTCGGCCTCTCGGCGGCGTCGAATGCGCCGATCGAGCCGACGAAATTCGGCCTGTTCAGGATGTGATGCGATGGACCGCTCAAAGCTCTACCGCCGTTTTCGCACCCTCCTGATCGCCAACCGCGGCGAGATCGCCTGCCGCGTGATCCGCACCGCGCGCGCCATGGGCCTGCGCACCGTGGCCGTCTATTCCGAGGCCGACCGCGACGCGATGCATGTCGCGCTCGCCGACGAGGCGGTGCTGCTCGGTCCCGCACGTGCCCGCGACAGCTATCTCAACGTCGAGCGGCTGATCGAGGCCGCGCGCAAGACCGGCGCGGAGGCGATACATCCCGGCTATGGCTTCCTGTCGGAGAATGCCGAATTCGCGCAGGCGTGTTTCGACGCCCGCCTGGTCTTCGTCGGCCCGACCGCGGCGATGATGACCGCGATGGGCTCGAAGTCCGGCTCCAAGGCGCTGATGGAGAAGGCCGGCGTACCGCTGGTGCCCGGCTATCACGGCGAGGCCCAGGACGATGCCACGCTGGCGAAGGCGGCCGAGAAGGTCGGTTTCCCCATTCTGGTGAAGGCGTCCGCCGGTGGTGGCGGCCGCGGTATGCGCATCGTTC
This genomic window contains:
- a CDS encoding isovaleryl-CoA dehydrogenase, translating into MNIPSIDFDLGEDISMLRDTLRAFVEAEIAPRAADIEKANLFPADLWKRFGDLGLLGMTAPEQYGGSNMGYLAHIVAMEEISRGSAAVGLSYGAHSNLCVNQIRRNGNDAQRERYLPKLISGEFVGALAMSEPGAGSDVVSMKLRADKRGDRYVLNGSKMWITNGGDADVLVVYAKTDPEAGPRGMTAFLVEKGAKGFTHGQHLDKLGMRGSNTYPLFFDECEVPEENVLGKVGEGVRVLMSGLDYERTVLSGGPLGIMAACMDAVVPYMHERKQFGQPIGDFQLMQGKLADMYATWQATRAYVYAVGRACDRADHARSLRKDAAAAILYSAEKATWMAGEAIQALGGVGYTSEFPVGRLWRDAKLYEIGAGTSEVRRMLIGRELMAETA
- a CDS encoding carboxyl transferase domain-containing protein; protein product: MPLHSSIDTSSSDFARNSEAMRTLVADLREKLSQVAGGGGEVSRNRHTSRGKMLARERVDLLVDPGTAFMELSPLAAYGLYGGDVHSASVVTGVGRIAGRECVIVANDATIKGGTYYPMTVKKHLRAQDVARQNNLPCVYMVDSGGAFLPLQDEIFPDERHFGRIFYNQAQMSSQGIPQIAIVMGSCTAGGAYVPAMSDESIIVRNQGTIFLGGPPLVKAATGEVVTAEELGGADVHSRQSGVTDHYAQNDAHAIGIARRIVGTLKPSVRPNLNMHPPRDPLFAAEEIYGVVPVDGRKPFDVRDIIARVVDGSEFDEFKKLYGTTLVCGFAHVWGFPVGIIANNGILFSESSLKGAHFIELCCQRGIPLVFLQNITGFMVGKKYEAGGIARDGAKLVTAVATASVPKFTVVIGGSYGAGNYGMCGRAYSPRFLWMWPNARISVMGGEQASMVLSQVRRDNIEAKGDSWSKEEEDKFREPIRAQYESQGHPYYATARLWDDGVIDPADTRLVLGLGLSAASNAPIEPTKFGLFRM